CCTTTTGTCTTTTTCGGTGTGTTGGTACCCAGAGATGCCGACATATTGCTTGATATGCAGGCTCTGGATCTGCTTCGTTATCATGGCAACATAACCCCAAACATTGAGTTTGCTTATCTATTGCCGGATATAATAAGGGGCCGCACACAAAGAGAAGAAATGGACTTTCGTAAAGAGTTAGAGCAAAGAACTCATTCATGTGCTTCGGCACAAAAAGGAAACGCATAAATGTGTACAACTGGTTATCATAAAGGCTTAAAGGTGTTGTTCAAAAACAGGGATAAACAGACTGAAACTGATGAGGAGATACTGACAGACAACGGTATTATAGCTTGCAGGACTAAAGGCGACAGTTACTATAGCTGGGGATTGAATATGTTTGGGTGTGCCTTTGTCAGTACTGCTGTAAACTCCCCTAAGTGGACATCTTTGATATATGAGAACAAGCTAAGAGAAGCTGCCAGTCTGTATGAGGCTGAAAACAGAGCTCTTTTTATTCCTACGGAGGTTGTTTCAAAAACGTTGCCAGAGGTTAAAACGGTACGGCAGTGGGTGGATGCACTGACAGACACACATCGATTATCCAGAGGGTATAACATTCTTGTCTGTGATCCACAGAATGCGTTCCATGTGGAGATGTACCGTGACAACATTTCTGTAAGAGATGTTACGCAGTCTCTGACAGTAACAAATCATTTCCAGTCATTGAAAGCCGGGCCGGCCGCAGAGGATGATTATCCGAGCAGTTTCAGACGCCTCAGATATGGCAATGAACATCTTCCCGGGGTGCAATCAACTCCCGGCATACTTGAAATGATGAAGCCGTCTATGCCTGCAAGGCAGAGGGAAATATGGCGCAGTGCTCCTTTTAAAACTATTTCCTCGGCGGTAATAGATGTTACTAACGGTATTGTTTATTATAGCAGGGCACTTGAGCAGGAGTATTTGTTGTTCAAAATAAGATATCAAAATAAACTATAAGGAAGAGGATATGCCATGAGCGAAAACGACAGAACTCAAAAAGAGATGTCAAGGTATATTGATCTGGAGATTTACCACAGGGTAGAAAAAACGCATCCGTTTTATATTGAAATGGCGCAAGAGATTATCACTCAGATAAGCAACTACTGTAAGGATGACAAAAAGTATGAGATACTGGAGCTTGGTGCTGGGACGGGGCTTTTGACCATGGAACTGTTAGGGCTGCCATTTTGCAATGTCCATGCTTTAGAGCTTGACAGTGACTGCTGTTATGCACTAAGGAGACACATAACCCATGAAAATTGCATAATTGTAAACGGGGATGCCGTAAACTACTGTAAAAGCCGCCATTTTGATGTAGTTGTATCAAGTTTTGCACATGATCATATCTGCTATGACAAGGCAGCGGATTTTGCAAAAAACATACGAAACAATTTGCTTAAAGGAGGCATATATGTTATGGGCGGGGAAATACTGCCCTACTATGAGACTTCTGCAGAAAGAAGAGAAGCACTTTACAAATATCACGGCTATATAATTAACAAGGCGTTGCGTGACGGGTTTTTTGAGGTTGCACAGATAGAGATAAATGCGTTGAAATCCGGCCTGGAAATGATAGGTGATTTTAAACGCCATGAGGCGATGTTTGAAAAAGAAATGACTGATGCTGGCTTTACGTTGTTGATGAAAAGGAAAATAGGGCCGCTTGAAACCCACGATGTTGGTGGGGTGTTCGTTTATGTCTATGGAAATTGATACGGCCTCTGGCAGTATGATGCAAGGATTCATATTTGTTAAACGAGACTATAAAGACAATATTTTTTGAAGTATTTGAGGTCTCCGGCATTACTATGGATACGGTGCTTAACGATATTGAGTCATGGGATTCGCTAAATCATATGAAACTTATTGCAGCGCTTGAGGGTGCTTTTTCAATAAGATTTACGTTTCCGGAGATAGTAAAACTCCTGTCTGTAAAAAAGATATATGAAACGATAGAAAGTAAAGGGGTCAGATTGTGAAGTATTTTTATGAAAAAATGCTCCATATCTTTAAAACCTCCCCAGCAACCTTTTACACGTATTATGGCCAAACCTATAGTTACAAAGACTGTTACGCAAACATGGTTAAAATAAACTCTGTGTTGAAACACTTTAAAAGAGCAAACATTGTTGTATATGGCAGAAAGAGTTTCAGTACATACTGCACCATCTTTTCAATATTCCTTTCTCAAAACATATGGGTGCCATTGTCTGAGCTTGCACCCCCGGCAAGAAATCTAAGCATGGCTGAGACAACAACCCCTGCCCTGATTCTCACAGATGGCAGCGGTTTCCCAGGGGCAGTATCCGATTATGCCGCTAAGAGTAACATCCCTGTGGAAAACATAGAAGAGATTATACAACAAGAAGCTGGCGAGGAATTCATTTTAGGAGATTTTTTAGCGGATGATCTTGCATACATTATGTTTACTTCGGGCTCTACCGGCATCCCTAAAGGTGTTCCTATGACAAATGCCAACTACATTAATTTTGTGGAAAATGCACTGGAAATACTGCCCTTTGAAAAACACGAGGTGTTTTCCGACTACCACGGTTTTTCTTTTGATATTTCCATATTTTATCTGTTTTGCGCTGTGTTTACGGAGAGTGCCTTTGCCCCTATTATAGAGAATGAGGAAAGGTTTTTTCCGTTAAACAACATAATAGAAAACAGGGTAACAGTGTGGTCATCTGTGCCATCGGTTATTACAAGAATTCAGATGATTCGCAAGGACGATATAATAGATACACCCATAAAAATAATGTTTTTGTGTGGGGAGCCTTTTAAACTAGACGTGCTTAAGTTCTGTTACAACAATCTGGGGATAAAGCACGTATATAATTTTTATGGTCTAACGGAGACCGGAGTGGAAAATTTCTATCATAAATGCAGCATCAGCGATCTGCAAAAGTATGAAATGAAGGGGTTTGTACCGATTGGGAGACCACTTAAAGGCAACGATATTTTACTTGATGCTGATAATCAGCTGCTTATAAGCGGTGTACAGGTAACACCTGGTTATCTCGGCAACAGGGAAACGGAACGCTTTGCTGAAATAGATGGAAAAAGATGGTACAAAACCGGCGACATAGTACAGCGCTACGAGGATGTATATTTTTGTAAAGGGCGCATGGACTCGCAGTTAAAATTAGGCGGCTACAGGGTCGAACTAATGGACATAGAAACCCATATAAGGAGATATCCGGCAGTGACTGACGCCGTGTGTTTTGTCACCGGAACTGACAGTGAAACCCTTGTTGCGGCGGTTGAGTCGGGGATTTTGGACGAAAAGGGATTGAAAGCATATCTGAAGGAGTGTTTGCCGCCATATATGGTACCCAAAAAGTTATTTCAGCTTAATGAGTTTCCTAAAAATGCCAATGGTAAAACAGACAGGAAAAAGATTAAATTGCTCTATACAGGAAGTGAGGATATTTGAGGCTATGATTACCATAGAGCCTATAACCAAAGATGATTATGGGGCAATTTCCACATTACATGAAACCCTGCTTCCGTGGTCTTTTATGGCGAACGCTGGCAGGAGATTTTTGAGTGCATTTTATGATGTAGTGATGAGCTCTCAGGCAGGGTTTGGTTATGTTGCAAAGGAGCAGGGCAGGGTTGTCGGGTTTGCTTTAGCGGTTTATGACAGCAGGGGGTTATTGAAAAGGCTTCTTTTGGCAGATTTTTTTAAGATAATAAAGTCCCTTTTGCCTGTAGTAATCAAGTCATTCAGTAAAATGAAAACGCTTCTGCAGCTAATCCTCCACAGACAGGAAAAGGCGTATAGAGTGCCCTCTGGAGAGTGTTTATTTATAGCAATAGATCCTGCTATTAAAAAAGGAATGACGTTTTTTAAGTTGATCTATGCCATAGATAAGCATTTCCTGGACAGGGGTATCAAGGTTTACCATGGCAGAGTGCTTAATACAAATCCGGTGATAGAAGTGTTTAGAAGGGTAGAGAGCTTTCAACCTGTTGAAGAGATCTCCCTGTATGGCCATATGTGGACACTTTACAACTGGAGTATAGAGCGCAGCTTTAAGCAGATAAAAGAGATTTCTGAAAACTCTTAACGAGAATAGCCGCAGCTTGCACAATGTCCGGCGGCTGGAGGTATAACAATCATGTGCGGGATATGCGGAGTGGTTTCTTTTGACAGGGCTTGCCGCAATGAGACTCTGGATCAAATGACGGATATCCTTTCACACCGGGGCCCTGATGGCCGGGGCACATACACAGACGATTACGCAGGCCTTGGCCACAGAAGGCTTTCAATTTTGGATTTATCTGATGCTGGCAGACAACCCATGTGTAGTGAAAGCGGTAAACTGTGGATAGTTTTTAATGGTGAGATATATAATTTTAAGCAGTTGCGATCTATTCTTGAAGCCAAAGGTTACAGATTTAAATCAAATTCCGACACAGAGGTTGTTTTAAACGGATATGAATACTGGGGCACAGAGGTCTTTAGCAAACTGGATGGATTCTTTGCATTAGCCTTGTGGGATAAGAAACAGAAAAAGTTAGTACTGGCCAGGGATTGTTGTGGGGTAAAGCCGTTATTTTTATCCTGCAACAGTAAATTCATAGTTTTTTCCTCAGAGCTAAAAGGTATTTTAGCAAGCGGCCTTATCAGCAAACAAAGAGATTACCAGTCACTTTCCAATTATCTCTCCATGTTTTATGTGCCCGGGCCTAACACCATATTAAAAGATGTTAAACAAGTGGCAGCCGGAACGTACATGGTGTTTGAACCAGGCCGGGAGGCGATAGCCGTTAGTTACTGGAGCATAATAAATGCAAAGAACCTTACTTTGCCAAAGCAGCCAGAGCAAATTTATGAACTTATCAGAGATGCGGCGGCAAAAGCTGTGGACAGCTCCCTGGTTGCGGACGTTCCGGTAAGCCTTTTACTGAGCTCAGGGCTTGATTCCTCGATAATGCTCTCAGAGCTTAAACGTCTGGGCAGGGACGATATAGAGACAATAACAGTAGGCTTTAAAGAGACTTCGTATGATGAGAGCAAGATAGCTAACCGGTTTGCTACAGAGATGGGATTTAAGCATACGTCTGTTATCATGCCCTATGGAGAGGCAGCAGAGGTCCTGCAACACATAATATACTATTTGGATGCCCTTAATGCAAATCCATGTATAATACCCGAATATCTCTATTTTAAGGAAACATCACAAAGATATAAAGTCACCCTTATGGGTTCTGGAAATGATGAGCTTTTTGCCGGTTATAATACATACATAGCAGACAACTACAGGAAATACTTCGGTATGTTGCCTTACACGATAAGAAAGATGATTGCTGCAGCCACCCGGTATATTCCCGTAAGCGACGAAAAATACTCATTTGATTACCTTGCGCAGAAATTTGCCGCCGGTTCGCTGTACCATAAGAAGAAAAGCCACTATTTTTGGAGAACGATATTTTCCGATGAGGAAAAGGAATTACTTCTGAGAAAAGACCTTGTTGCCGACTCAGGTTTAAACACAGACTCGTATGATGATACATACGGAAAGCTTTTTGATGTTGCAGGATTATCCTTTCAAGAGCAGGCACTGTATGCAGACTTTCACATGTTCTTAATAGACAATGCCAACATGGAGGTTGACCAGCTTAGCATGGCACTTTCTCTTGAGGCTAGGCCGCCGTTTCTAACTAAGAACTTTGTTGAGCTGGCCTTTGCCATCCCCTACAGTCTGAAACTAAAAGGCCATAAAACGAAATACTGTTTAAGAGAAGCCTACAAAGGCATTCTTCCGCAGTATTTGTTAGACAGAAAAAAACACGGGCTCGTATCGCCCCTGAACTTTTTATTTAATAAGAGTATGACAAAATATCTTGATGGTTATTTGTTATCGGATACGATGGCCGAGTATTTTGACCTGAAATTTATCAAAAAACTCATGGAAAACCATCTTGAAAGAAAACAAAATAACAGCTACAAACTCTTTACTCTTTTGTGTTTTTCTCTGTGGCATCAAATCTTTATAGATGGTTTGTTGATTTAGATAACTGAATGCGCACTATAGAAAGCTGCCTGTTTGCAACCATCTTGTTGTAACATTAATCCCGACAATGCTTGACAATTTGAAATTACCTTATGCTACAATAATTAGTGTACCATGAAATGCTGATAGCTAATAATTCCTATAGCTTCCCCCGTAACACTATGAAAAACATAAGCAAATAGAGGAGATCCGTTGTGGGTGAAATAAAAATGCCGTTACCGCAAGTGGACACGGAGGCATATAATAAAACGATACAAGCCGGATTCAAAAAGTATCCGCAAAGAGAGGAAAATTATAAGAAGTATCTATTGAATCCCCGCAGTATAAATCTTGACTATATGCCGATAAAAATGGACATAGAGCCCATAAACAGATGTAACTTACGGTGCACTATGTGTTTAATCCCAATGCTTGATAGCCAACAAGCAGCGGATGATCTCATGTTAGAGGACTTTAAACGCCTCATAGATGATCAATACGGTGTTTATGAAATAAAAATACAAGGCATCGGAGAGACATTTTTA
This region of Nitrospirota bacterium genomic DNA includes:
- a CDS encoding class I SAM-dependent methyltransferase is translated as MSENDRTQKEMSRYIDLEIYHRVEKTHPFYIEMAQEIITQISNYCKDDKKYEILELGAGTGLLTMELLGLPFCNVHALELDSDCCYALRRHITHENCIIVNGDAVNYCKSRHFDVVVSSFAHDHICYDKAADFAKNIRNNLLKGGIYVMGGEILPYYETSAERREALYKYHGYIINKALRDGFFEVAQIEINALKSGLEMIGDFKRHEAMFEKEMTDAGFTLLMKRKIGPLETHDVGGVFVYVYGN
- a CDS encoding acyl carrier protein, translated to MLNETIKTIFFEVFEVSGITMDTVLNDIESWDSLNHMKLIAALEGAFSIRFTFPEIVKLLSVKKIYETIESKGVRL
- a CDS encoding AMP-binding protein, which encodes MKYFYEKMLHIFKTSPATFYTYYGQTYSYKDCYANMVKINSVLKHFKRANIVVYGRKSFSTYCTIFSIFLSQNIWVPLSELAPPARNLSMAETTTPALILTDGSGFPGAVSDYAAKSNIPVENIEEIIQQEAGEEFILGDFLADDLAYIMFTSGSTGIPKGVPMTNANYINFVENALEILPFEKHEVFSDYHGFSFDISIFYLFCAVFTESAFAPIIENEERFFPLNNIIENRVTVWSSVPSVITRIQMIRKDDIIDTPIKIMFLCGEPFKLDVLKFCYNNLGIKHVYNFYGLTETGVENFYHKCSISDLQKYEMKGFVPIGRPLKGNDILLDADNQLLISGVQVTPGYLGNRETERFAEIDGKRWYKTGDIVQRYEDVYFCKGRMDSQLKLGGYRVELMDIETHIRRYPAVTDAVCFVTGTDSETLVAAVESGILDEKGLKAYLKECLPPYMVPKKLFQLNEFPKNANGKTDRKKIKLLYTGSEDI
- the asnB gene encoding asparagine synthase (glutamine-hydrolyzing), producing the protein MCGICGVVSFDRACRNETLDQMTDILSHRGPDGRGTYTDDYAGLGHRRLSILDLSDAGRQPMCSESGKLWIVFNGEIYNFKQLRSILEAKGYRFKSNSDTEVVLNGYEYWGTEVFSKLDGFFALALWDKKQKKLVLARDCCGVKPLFLSCNSKFIVFSSELKGILASGLISKQRDYQSLSNYLSMFYVPGPNTILKDVKQVAAGTYMVFEPGREAIAVSYWSIINAKNLTLPKQPEQIYELIRDAAAKAVDSSLVADVPVSLLLSSGLDSSIMLSELKRLGRDDIETITVGFKETSYDESKIANRFATEMGFKHTSVIMPYGEAAEVLQHIIYYLDALNANPCIIPEYLYFKETSQRYKVTLMGSGNDELFAGYNTYIADNYRKYFGMLPYTIRKMIAAATRYIPVSDEKYSFDYLAQKFAAGSLYHKKKSHYFWRTIFSDEEKELLLRKDLVADSGLNTDSYDDTYGKLFDVAGLSFQEQALYADFHMFLIDNANMEVDQLSMALSLEARPPFLTKNFVELAFAIPYSLKLKGHKTKYCLREAYKGILPQYLLDRKKHGLVSPLNFLFNKSMTKYLDGYLLSDTMAEYFDLKFIKKLMENHLERKQNNSYKLFTLLCFSLWHQIFIDGLLI